The following is a genomic window from Triplophysa rosa linkage group LG11, Trosa_1v2, whole genome shotgun sequence.
gaaataaaagctttgttttCTTGGTGACTGTGTCAAGCGTCTCACCTCTTGCTCGTGGTTCTATTCTATGACGTAATCGAGTTGTAAACCCGAGGTTATATAAGAACGCGCGTGAGAGCTCTTAATCAGTACGGATCTGTCAGAGGAGCAACTCGCTCGACACCGCTTACTGCTTCGCTTCAAAACGAGTGAgaatcagtgtttgctttaggaTCTTTATAAGATCTCAAAGCACTTCAAAGTTTTTGATCAGCGAGCGATTTCTAGAATCTTCTGGAGCATCTCGCGCACTGCGGACGCGAAAGCATCAGCGTGTGGTGAgtgataaacatgtttttatctaaCGTATGCGTGCTTAaaccaacaaaaacacatacacaaatctCTTCAAATGTATTCAATGTTATTAATTTCAGTACTGCCACTGTGACATATGCCAACTTCATGGatccataactttaaaatgctacagtaaaaatgtttgctttttggCTAggtgcacacactcacacacgcgcacgcacagcgttattaatatttagatactgttgATTATTCTTTTCTACACACAACATCAAAAAAACGACTTTTGCGTCGCGTCGCGACTTTTAAGGTGGAGCGAATAGCGTCAATAAGGAGCTGCGAATAAGAAGCTGGCTTCAGCCTAGTCAATATTTGTGAGATCCACTGCAAGATTAACGTTACCGTGGTAAAAAGGACAATcgttgtttgtttatgtagcGCGTTAAAAAACAACCGaagttgaccaaagtgctgcacaaagtacataaaaataacttaaaacacataaaacaataatCAAGCTGTAATAAATCTAcaaagtaaatatgttttaagTGTGACAATAGTGCTATCATTGAAATATCTATTGAATTTGTattgaataaatatattaacaagatgaAATTAGTTATTcatctattatttttgttaatttcgTGTAATGACTCAAAATGTTAGTGTATGAAGGCAGACAGAGAGTTTGAGAGTTTTGTGTAGTGAAATACAGAGAATAACACTGAATTGTTCacaatattatcatatgtgttgtgttaacatgATATTGACAGTCACAGTTATTAATATCAGGATTATTCTTGTATATTGTGTCACTCCTGATGTCAGTGATGGAAAACTGATATTAAGGAAAAGTGAGGTGGATATGAATCTGtgagttaattatttatttgataatcatttatttatttcattttgcaGAGAAAATGATCCAGAACGAATTTAGACGTTTTAGGCCCGTCAGCTCCATTGATGAGCAACTTCATTCTGgtaaagtttgacatttttatttattcattttaaaacgttttgcTTGAGTGAAAGGAAAAGTACGTAcactttatttttgaaaactgcatttaagatgaaaatatgatttttgcaGGTGTTGCTACATTGCGCCCACAACCCCCACCTGAGAGGAGCTCTGTAAGAGATGTTGGGAACATCGTTGACTCTCCTCAGTCTGTCCACACGGGTGAgtttaataaaacaacattaaaccagCATGACAAAGTGAGGTTtaacattgtttattaaaaaaaaaggcTTGAAGATGAAGTTAAATACACAAGTTATATAGTAACTGAAATAACATGTAATAAATCTGTTGAAGGACTGCGGTCAAACCCTCCACCTAGGAGAATCCCGTTTAGGTCCGCCACAGTCCCGGATGAcacgtggaacagatcgtgggCACAGAGTGTGAAACGGCACACAGGTGAGCTCAGAAAACATTGATCTGCTGTGTTAAATTCCCAATCATTTCAATGAAACAATCCTTGCCTTGTCATAAATGACATCTCTATTAAAACATGACATTAATATGTTGTTTTGTAGGTGTTGTACTGCCCCAACCAAAGAAGCCCAGGATGGCACCACAGAAGATGGCCAGGGTGGTACAACCACATAAGAGTGCATGGGAAAAACCCCATTTACTATATaatgtatttcatttattattgttgtttttcttgAAATGCATTTGTATCCCACAAATGATCCTCTTACAAGACGTATCAAACATCTCTTTTTCCTGCTTTGTTTGTACAGAATGGTGAGGAACATCAGAGTTCCCAGCAATACACTGCGGGGATAAGAGAATGCATTCGTAAAGAGGTAAGTGACTGTTGCATATTTTGATCACGTCGAATGATTATGAACATTTGTAACATGTTTGATGTCAGAAGTCTTCTAACTCACCTCTCTATTTCATTGTCAGTTTACAGATCTTCACAAAAAGAGTGTAAGTCAGAGAAACGAAAAAGAAATCGAGGAGAGAAGGAGAAGGAATAGGAAAAACGAGGAAGAAGCGAAGAAGCGGATGGAAACACACATCTACTTAATTTCTTCAATGGAGTCCGTTAGGACTTCAATTCGGACGGCTGAAGTAGAGTAAGACATTTCTcattattatagttttatgAAGTCTTTCATTTGTGGATATTGAACGGCACGCATTCATTAGCACGATTATAGCACGGTTATAGAACCGTGCTGAAAATTCCGAGTTGAGAACAGTTTGTTATTGTgccgtgtcgaaccaggctcacgtggaaacatatctgtaaccgtttcagactgtgcttagaaccGTTCGgcacgatggtggaaaagcgctcttaGACATATGAGATGCT
Proteins encoded in this region:
- the LOC130561594 gene encoding uncharacterized protein LOC130561594, producing the protein MIQNEFRRFRPVSSIDEQLHSGVATLRPQPPPERSSVRDVGNIVDSPQSVHTGLRSNPPPRRIPFRSATVPDDTWNRSWAQSVKRHTGVVLPQPKKPRMAPQKMARVVQPHKSAWEKPHLLYNNGEEHQSSQQYTAGIRECIRKEFTDLHKKSVSQRNEKEIEERRRRNRKNEEEAKKRMETHIYLISSMESVRTSIRTAEVEAKSVIFAIRGKEKDLRTLKGKIEDIEIELKTLQEHYTKIDEYTGLLELVPPELWEMVMSNLEDIQIKTEGYELLLETDLDYTELRLHEERGEMLLLKSIREKMAFLAKQLKVISSMIMTRMEIMEQLKLEMRIISQQEEEDKKMLKKINGELESLRDSLKALKKRDMDLVKTITGSG